In Brevibacillus brevis NBRC 100599, a single genomic region encodes these proteins:
- a CDS encoding MBL fold metallo-hydrolase, translated as MSDLTQTEGIKTIKLEMDAGGNPFVVHTAVLWDENEAILVDTGIPGQLELIQNVLAKEAIPFEKLTKIIITHQDRDHIGSLPEIVAAKEGSVQVVAHEVAIPYLAGETPLIKSGVLAPPVKVDHAVQDGDVLPYCGGIQVIYTPGHSPDHISLYHIPSKTLISGDALTAQDGVLMPFNPEFTPDQPTALQSIRKLLEFDIETVIAYHGGVCTGGIKQRLAEIVAKEGMDSDEHPQR; from the coding sequence GTGTCCGATTTGACTCAAACAGAAGGAATCAAAACGATCAAACTGGAGATGGACGCGGGAGGCAATCCATTCGTCGTCCACACCGCAGTGCTATGGGATGAGAATGAAGCCATTCTTGTGGATACAGGCATCCCCGGACAATTGGAGCTGATTCAGAACGTACTGGCGAAAGAAGCGATTCCTTTTGAAAAATTGACGAAAATCATCATTACCCATCAAGACCGGGATCATATCGGCAGCTTGCCTGAAATAGTAGCAGCAAAGGAAGGAAGCGTACAGGTGGTTGCTCACGAGGTAGCGATTCCGTATCTGGCAGGAGAAACACCCTTGATCAAAAGTGGGGTACTGGCCCCTCCGGTAAAAGTGGATCATGCCGTACAGGATGGCGATGTTCTCCCTTACTGTGGAGGTATCCAGGTGATTTATACGCCCGGTCATTCCCCCGATCACATCTCTTTGTATCATATTCCGAGCAAGACGTTGATTTCAGGAGACGCCCTCACAGCACAAGATGGTGTACTGATGCCCTTCAATCCCGAATTCACGCCTGATCAACCGACGGCACTGCAATCGATCCGCAAACTGCTCGAGTTCGATATAGAGACAGTGATTGCCTATCACGGCGGCGTTTGTACAGGGGGTATCAAACAACGGCTAGCGGAAATCGTAGCAAAGGAGGGCATGGATTCAGATGAACATCCGCAGAGGTAA
- a CDS encoding GNAT family N-acetyltransferase: protein MNIRRGKEQEASELSELAYRSKAYWGYSDEFMEACRDDLTLSSAYIETQEVYVLEDEGSIKGFMSLEKDAEQEQWLLGYLFMEPEAVGKGYGKALWQHMVEVAQKLDIPVITIHSDPYAEPFYLSRGAKRVGEIASTVFPGRILPLLEVEIEKERSVE from the coding sequence ATGAACATCCGCAGAGGTAAAGAACAAGAAGCAAGCGAACTGAGTGAGCTTGCCTATCGCTCCAAAGCTTATTGGGGATACAGTGATGAATTCATGGAGGCTTGTCGCGATGACCTGACGCTATCATCTGCCTATATCGAGACGCAGGAAGTATATGTGTTAGAGGACGAGGGTAGCATCAAAGGCTTCATGAGTTTGGAAAAGGATGCAGAGCAAGAGCAGTGGCTATTAGGCTATTTGTTCATGGAACCGGAGGCGGTTGGAAAAGGTTACGGAAAGGCTCTGTGGCAGCATATGGTGGAGGTGGCACAAAAGCTGGATATCCCAGTCATCACCATCCACAGCGACCCGTACGCAGAACCGTTTTACTTGTCGAGAGGGGCAAAGCGCGTAGGAGAAATCGCATCTACCGTTTTCCCGGGCAGAATATTGCCGTTGTTGGAAGTAGAAATCGAAAAGGAACGGAGTGTGGAATAG
- a CDS encoding response regulator transcription factor — MENQNKKETIRVVLVDDQTMIRQGLGYVIKMQKDMEVSGEASNGEEAVKIVGEIIPDVVLMDVQMPNMSGIDATREITRLHPSVKVLILTTFDTYDYIVDGIRAGAVGYMLKDSDSQDMLDLIRRAHQGEALFYTATAAKALAEVLQFQQKNYEPDSDADCDSTLPPLVMFDQLTDRERDVLEQLSYGKRNDQIAQHLLISGGTVKTHIHRILQKMGVEDRTQAVAKAIRYKIVK; from the coding sequence ATGGAAAATCAAAACAAAAAAGAGACCATTCGTGTGGTCCTGGTCGATGACCAAACGATGATCCGCCAAGGATTGGGATATGTCATCAAAATGCAGAAGGATATGGAGGTAAGCGGGGAGGCTTCTAATGGAGAAGAAGCCGTGAAGATTGTAGGGGAAATCATTCCTGATGTAGTCTTAATGGATGTACAAATGCCGAATATGTCAGGAATCGATGCAACACGCGAAATCACTCGACTCCATCCTTCGGTAAAAGTATTAATCCTCACTACTTTTGACACGTACGATTACATCGTAGACGGTATTCGCGCTGGTGCTGTCGGCTATATGCTAAAGGATTCCGATTCACAGGATATGTTAGACCTCATTCGCAGGGCCCATCAGGGCGAGGCACTGTTCTACACGGCTACAGCTGCAAAGGCTCTCGCGGAGGTTCTACAGTTTCAACAAAAGAATTACGAGCCTGATTCTGATGCTGACTGTGACTCTACGCTTCCACCCCTTGTCATGTTTGATCAGTTGACTGATCGAGAGCGGGACGTACTTGAGCAGCTATCCTACGGTAAACGGAATGATCAAATTGCGCAGCACCTGCTTATCTCAGGGGGAACCGTCAAGACACATATCCATCGGATTTTGCAGAAAATGGGCGTGGAGGATCGTACACAGGCAGTTGCCAAGGCGATCCGGTATAAAATCGTAAAATAA
- a CDS encoding sensor histidine kinase, which translates to MNASAASFRSRFLLICFFVLISFFLIPSAYIHEPTIPFIISLIIIFCFLLMFLRPKKNWKPFQKDIAIIVIGTVSFIKVLYVGQEVGLSLPLVAFIGFHILERRALYYAIFFGACSFSYMFFHKDYMFEEVVGYVVTYMGWYLGARGLSVQNQAKESSQQHLKQLQEAHVGLQEAHSELQEASVNTLRAAVLEERTRIARDVHDALGHSLTSLIVQLNALKYMLQGGPSDAQEAVRDMLTVSKQSLDDIRSSVHTLAADKSSLGITPLRILLSRAQQHTDIKMQLISPNPDIPLSQHMTITLYRILQEAITNSIRHSDATEIFITIEKKQNYLFLAIWDNGNITNHHQIKLGSGLTGIVEQTKELNGDLSYSIREPHGFQIDISFPL; encoded by the coding sequence TTGAACGCTTCAGCTGCATCTTTCCGTTCCCGTTTCCTGCTCATTTGTTTTTTTGTATTGATCTCATTTTTTCTCATTCCAAGTGCTTACATTCATGAACCCACCATTCCATTTATCATCTCGCTGATCATCATCTTCTGCTTCCTGCTGATGTTTCTCAGACCCAAAAAGAATTGGAAACCGTTTCAAAAAGACATCGCCATTATCGTTATTGGTACCGTGTCATTTATAAAGGTTCTCTATGTAGGGCAAGAAGTCGGTCTATCCTTGCCACTGGTGGCATTTATTGGATTCCATATCCTTGAACGCCGAGCATTGTACTATGCGATTTTTTTTGGTGCATGCTCCTTTTCTTACATGTTTTTTCATAAAGACTATATGTTTGAGGAGGTTGTCGGCTATGTCGTGACCTATATGGGATGGTATCTCGGGGCACGAGGACTATCTGTTCAAAATCAAGCAAAGGAATCGAGTCAGCAGCATCTGAAACAATTGCAAGAGGCGCATGTTGGACTCCAGGAAGCTCATTCTGAACTTCAAGAGGCCTCTGTGAATACACTTCGTGCCGCTGTACTTGAGGAGAGGACCCGAATCGCCCGCGATGTTCACGACGCCTTGGGACACAGTCTCACATCGTTAATCGTTCAATTGAATGCTTTGAAATACATGCTGCAAGGGGGACCGAGTGACGCACAGGAGGCTGTCCGAGACATGCTTACGGTATCCAAGCAAAGCCTCGATGATATACGCTCGTCTGTCCATACATTGGCTGCAGACAAATCCTCTCTGGGAATCACACCGCTACGTATACTCTTATCACGAGCCCAACAGCATACCGACATCAAAATGCAGCTGATCAGTCCCAATCCAGACATTCCTCTTTCTCAGCACATGACTATTACGCTTTACCGGATTCTCCAAGAAGCGATTACCAATTCCATACGACATTCTGATGCAACAGAAATTTTCATCACGATTGAAAAAAAGCAAAACTACCTATTCTTGGCCATTTGGGACAATGGGAATATTACGAATCATCATCAAATCAAGCTCGGCTCTGGTTTAACAGGTATCGTAGAACAAACCAAGGAATTAAACGGAGACCTTTCCTATTCCATTCGAGAGCCCCACGGCTTTCAAATTGACATCAGCTTTCCGCTTTGA
- a CDS encoding MarR family winged helix-turn-helix transcriptional regulator, with translation MNELFQVAKILRDTSTVFSTLSMQALDSSDITWQQVLILEQIAISPKTMGEISKAIDLSYSTTSGLISRLEQMNLVRRFRDKSDRRIVWAALTERVPANWTEQEGNACTPTSLHSLRALILEKEILS, from the coding sequence ATGAACGAACTGTTTCAGGTAGCGAAGATTCTAAGAGATACGAGCACCGTATTTTCCACACTTTCCATGCAAGCATTGGATTCAAGTGATATCACCTGGCAACAGGTTCTCATTCTGGAGCAAATTGCGATCAGCCCGAAAACAATGGGAGAAATCAGCAAGGCGATTGATCTTTCCTATAGTACGACCTCAGGTTTAATCAGTCGGCTGGAACAGATGAACTTGGTGCGCAGATTTCGTGATAAATCGGATCGGAGAATTGTGTGGGCAGCATTGACGGAGCGTGTACCAGCGAATTGGACGGAACAAGAAGGAAATGCTTGTACACCTACATCGCTTCATTCCTTGCGCGCGCTTATTTTGGAGAAAGAAATACTGAGCTGA
- a CDS encoding efflux RND transporter permease subunit, which yields MNISELSIKRPVTMIMISIAIFIFGLVTFPRLAIELMPSLNAPVAVVVTSVEGAAPAEVEKLVTKPIENALGTVPNLDKVTSTSVNGSSSVILHFKWGTDMDQATLNMRDKVDLVRGSLPESAGSPRVLKFDPTSQPILDLAVTGDQDVNKLKKIADDVIKARLERINGVASVTVTGGQERIVDIIVDPAKLAAYGLTLDQIKAALENSNISGSAGAIREGDAKTSIRVQGEFTNVDTIALTPISVGGSFIRLSDIANVTDTIKEVTNLSYIDGKPSLGISVMKGTGGNTIKIAKDVKAELEKINSTLPANVETSIVLDTSTYIQSSVDNTVVHALAGGAIGVLMLFFFLGSLSSMLIAVIVLPVSIISTFLLMYMTGQTINLISLAGLTLGLGSLVDFAVVMLENIFRQREQGKGMMEAALVGSKEVGTAVMASALAQICVFLPIALTEGIVAELFAPLALTVVFSHIAALVFTFLLVPMMSARLLKTVPEHTKHENYRGFNPLTWFNIGFHKVEKGYQRVLKWALGHRKTVIGSAFAMLIGSLMLVPTLGAGFFPDMDQGVIQVEIKLPKGTVLTETEKVMKQVEEVVNQVPEKKLVKSSVGGGDGISESGASTSHNATIELHVGEITTRQRSTEAIAVGLQEQVKHIAGADIKVKSLSGGMGGGAAISIEIRGDDLDVLTELSEIVKGEIAKVPGTMNVSTSVKEMSQEFDVKVDTEKTSLYGLTTNEILSAVRTSFQGQTVTQYRTGEDEIDINLKLPEDYKEDINYLKNLRISTPTGAQISLTSVATISKVEVPPSIERKNMTREVTVTSDLIGDNLQAAATEVTNIINKLNVPDGYTIEMGGQSEDMGNSFVNLGLAIILSVVLVYMVMAAQFESLFSPFIIMFSVPPSLTGVILGLLFTGTPITVSVLIGYILLIGLVVNNAIVLIDLINQLRAKGWELHEAILHAGPARLRPILMTTLTTIMAIAPLSVAAGSGLELQAPMATTVMYGLIFSTMITLILVPVVTVWFDEMGQKRRNKRKQKQEKKIRTTLESTNA from the coding sequence TTGAATATATCAGAGCTATCCATTAAACGTCCGGTCACGATGATTATGATATCCATAGCCATCTTCATTTTTGGTTTGGTTACCTTTCCTCGCTTGGCTATTGAATTGATGCCATCGCTGAATGCTCCTGTCGCCGTAGTTGTTACCTCTGTGGAGGGGGCGGCTCCAGCCGAGGTAGAAAAGCTGGTTACCAAGCCGATCGAAAATGCACTAGGCACGGTTCCGAATTTAGACAAGGTCACATCAACCTCTGTTAATGGCTCCTCCTCGGTCATCCTCCATTTCAAGTGGGGAACAGACATGGATCAAGCGACGTTGAATATGCGAGATAAAGTAGATTTGGTCCGAGGGAGCTTGCCTGAGTCAGCTGGTTCACCAAGGGTGTTGAAATTTGATCCGACAAGTCAGCCGATACTTGATCTGGCTGTAACTGGCGATCAAGATGTCAACAAACTGAAAAAAATCGCCGACGATGTAATCAAGGCCCGTTTGGAACGAATTAACGGTGTTGCTTCTGTCACGGTCACTGGTGGGCAAGAGCGAATTGTCGATATCATCGTAGACCCAGCCAAACTAGCCGCCTATGGATTGACATTGGATCAAATAAAGGCAGCACTAGAAAACAGCAATATATCAGGATCAGCGGGTGCGATACGGGAAGGTGACGCAAAGACCAGTATTCGCGTGCAAGGAGAATTCACCAATGTGGACACCATTGCACTCACGCCGATCTCTGTTGGTGGGAGCTTCATCCGATTGAGTGATATTGCCAACGTAACAGACACCATCAAAGAAGTGACCAATCTGAGCTACATTGATGGAAAGCCAAGCCTGGGAATTTCCGTGATGAAAGGCACAGGCGGCAATACGATCAAAATCGCAAAAGACGTAAAGGCTGAGCTGGAGAAGATTAATAGCACGCTTCCAGCAAATGTAGAAACAAGTATCGTTCTCGATACCTCTACCTATATCCAGAGCTCCGTTGACAACACGGTAGTACATGCTCTTGCAGGTGGTGCCATTGGCGTACTCATGCTGTTCTTCTTCTTGGGCAGTCTGTCGTCTATGCTTATTGCGGTCATTGTCCTGCCTGTATCGATCATATCAACCTTCCTCTTGATGTATATGACAGGTCAAACAATCAACCTGATTTCCCTGGCAGGTCTCACGCTCGGATTGGGATCATTAGTGGACTTCGCGGTTGTTATGCTGGAAAACATTTTCCGTCAGCGGGAACAAGGCAAAGGCATGATGGAAGCGGCATTGGTTGGTTCCAAAGAGGTAGGAACCGCGGTGATGGCATCCGCATTGGCACAAATTTGCGTATTCTTACCGATTGCACTGACAGAGGGGATTGTTGCTGAGCTTTTCGCACCGTTAGCGTTGACGGTCGTTTTCTCACACATCGCTGCACTCGTTTTCACCTTCTTGCTGGTGCCAATGATGAGTGCTCGCCTGTTAAAAACTGTCCCGGAGCATACAAAACATGAAAACTATCGAGGCTTCAATCCACTAACCTGGTTTAACATTGGATTCCATAAGGTAGAAAAGGGCTATCAAAGGGTACTCAAATGGGCATTGGGTCATCGAAAAACCGTGATTGGATCTGCTTTTGCCATGTTGATTGGCTCATTGATGCTAGTTCCCACTCTCGGAGCAGGGTTTTTCCCGGATATGGACCAAGGAGTAATCCAAGTAGAGATCAAGCTGCCGAAGGGTACTGTCTTGACGGAAACAGAAAAAGTAATGAAGCAAGTAGAAGAAGTGGTCAATCAAGTGCCAGAAAAGAAATTGGTCAAGTCCTCGGTCGGGGGTGGCGACGGTATTTCAGAGAGCGGTGCATCTACTTCTCATAACGCAACGATCGAACTGCACGTAGGAGAGATTACTACGAGACAGCGATCGACAGAGGCAATTGCTGTGGGCCTGCAAGAGCAAGTCAAGCATATTGCAGGAGCAGATATCAAGGTGAAATCCCTTTCCGGTGGTATGGGGGGCGGAGCAGCCATCTCGATTGAAATTCGCGGAGATGATCTGGACGTCTTAACGGAACTGAGCGAGATTGTAAAAGGGGAAATAGCCAAGGTACCGGGAACGATGAACGTATCTACCAGTGTTAAGGAAATGAGTCAGGAGTTCGATGTGAAGGTCGATACAGAGAAGACGAGCTTGTACGGGTTGACAACAAATGAAATCCTTTCTGCTGTGCGAACTTCTTTCCAAGGTCAAACGGTTACCCAGTATCGTACGGGCGAAGATGAAATTGATATCAATCTCAAGCTGCCAGAAGACTATAAGGAAGATATCAACTACTTGAAGAACCTGCGTATTTCCACGCCTACGGGCGCTCAAATCAGTCTCACTTCCGTAGCGACCATTAGCAAAGTCGAAGTACCACCATCGATTGAGCGCAAAAACATGACGCGTGAAGTGACGGTCACAAGCGATTTGATCGGGGATAACCTGCAAGCGGCCGCGACGGAGGTTACGAATATCATCAATAAGCTGAATGTTCCGGATGGCTACACCATCGAAATGGGCGGACAGAGCGAGGATATGGGAAATTCTTTTGTGAATCTGGGTCTCGCGATCATCTTGTCCGTCGTGCTGGTGTACATGGTCATGGCTGCTCAGTTTGAATCACTTTTCAGTCCATTTATCATCATGTTCTCGGTTCCTCCGAGCCTTACTGGGGTCATATTGGGGCTTCTGTTTACAGGAACACCTATTACTGTATCTGTTTTGATCGGGTACATTTTGCTGATCGGTCTGGTCGTGAACAATGCGATTGTGTTAATCGATTTGATCAATCAGTTGCGTGCAAAAGGTTGGGAGCTACATGAAGCGATTTTACATGCAGGACCTGCTCGTCTGCGTCCGATTTTGATGACAACCCTCACGACGATTATGGCCATTGCTCCGCTCTCCGTTGCTGCTGGGTCTGGTTTAGAACTGCAAGCGCCCATGGCTACTACCGTCATGTATGGCTTGATTTTCTCCACCATGATCACACTCATACTCGTACCTGTGGTTACCGTGTGGTTTGATGAGATGGGACAAAAGAGACGCAACAAACGAAAGCAAAAGCAGGAAAAGAAAATCCGTACCACGTTAGAATCGACAAATGCATGA
- a CDS encoding efflux RND transporter periplasmic adaptor subunit, translating to MIINKRIAIVALLSLTLITGCASQEDAATTAAPPAETVTPVQVATVAHGVVTSEAGLTAKLAPSEEVQMSPKTSGKIASLPVKLGQAVTKGQLLFTLDTNELSNSVREQEAALRVAKANLTQAGSTSNQSLVEAQNDLTEAERALADAKLNQQRNQTLLAEGAIATEKMEEVNTTLTKAQISYDNAKQKLQGAKQKTGVQVSAASVTESEVRLQNAREQLANAKVVSPIDGFVASVNGAVGQMAGQQPIVTVVKTNPLVVKANLSEADVTKVKVGTVVKVNVQSTGKTIDANVTAISPVMDSQLKAYPVEITIPNASHELKSDMVVNVTFPQGSDGAKSLVIPRKAVFEREGRQYVFKLEGETAKQVEVSTGNSTSELIEVVSGLANGDKVVVKGQTLLADGGKVSIQE from the coding sequence ATGATCATAAATAAAAGAATCGCGATTGTGGCGCTACTTTCCCTTACCTTGATCACAGGCTGCGCAAGCCAGGAGGATGCAGCGACGACTGCTGCCCCTCCAGCAGAAACGGTTACCCCTGTACAGGTTGCAACGGTGGCACACGGCGTGGTCACATCGGAGGCTGGACTGACTGCAAAATTGGCACCAAGTGAGGAAGTCCAAATGTCACCAAAAACTAGCGGGAAAATTGCATCTCTCCCAGTAAAGCTGGGTCAGGCCGTAACAAAAGGACAATTATTGTTTACACTCGATACGAATGAGTTGTCTAACAGTGTAAGAGAGCAAGAAGCAGCTCTCCGTGTGGCAAAAGCGAACTTAACCCAAGCAGGCAGTACCTCTAACCAAAGCTTGGTGGAAGCACAAAATGATTTGACGGAAGCAGAACGAGCGCTTGCTGACGCCAAACTGAATCAACAACGTAATCAGACGCTGCTCGCAGAGGGAGCGATTGCTACTGAGAAAATGGAAGAGGTAAATACAACGCTCACAAAAGCCCAGATTTCCTATGACAATGCAAAGCAGAAGCTGCAAGGCGCGAAACAAAAAACGGGTGTGCAAGTATCGGCAGCGAGTGTCACTGAGTCCGAGGTCAGACTGCAAAATGCTCGTGAGCAATTGGCAAATGCAAAGGTTGTCTCCCCCATCGACGGATTTGTCGCAAGCGTGAACGGAGCAGTAGGGCAGATGGCAGGCCAGCAACCTATTGTGACCGTCGTCAAAACGAATCCACTTGTGGTCAAAGCGAATTTGTCTGAAGCAGATGTGACGAAAGTAAAAGTAGGAACAGTCGTCAAAGTAAACGTGCAGTCTACAGGCAAAACGATTGATGCAAATGTAACGGCGATTAGTCCGGTCATGGATTCGCAGCTCAAAGCCTATCCAGTAGAAATCACGATTCCAAATGCTTCTCATGAATTGAAGTCCGATATGGTCGTAAATGTTACCTTCCCGCAAGGTTCAGATGGAGCGAAGTCACTCGTTATTCCTCGCAAGGCCGTATTTGAACGTGAAGGCAGACAATACGTGTTCAAGCTGGAAGGGGAAACAGCCAAGCAAGTGGAAGTGTCAACGGGCAACTCGACAAGCGAGTTGATTGAAGTAGTATCCGGCCTAGCGAATGGAGATAAAGTCGTGGTAAAAGGACAGACGCTGCTTGCAGATGGCGGCAAGGTGAGTATTCAGGAGTAA
- a CDS encoding polysaccharide deacetylase family protein, whose amino-acid sequence MIISAKLYKGIALLMTVVLVSGCSMFASKDESTERQKTEKKQTITRYTGEKSKVLPYVYTGRKELALTFNGMGDDKMMKSLLEQLDAHKIKATFFLPGMRVAEEPSIAKDILARGHEIQNNTLNQLDMSKLSYEQIYREIQLSNEVIKRETGISPRYVRTKSGDVTDDVRLAAAHLGMEAVISYNINPKDRDLQKDAKTIGDYITRYMSRGSIISLNTDINPEVIPSIPLIAKAAADIGYQFVPLSEMVKNGSERKPLEQIPGFDAVKLNPQFENAEYEIISQVDTNKKQIALTFDDWGSDKTVTKLLDILAQHDVKATFFLRAKGVENNPNLARAMVESGHDVANHSYSHPVITTLTAEELQKDVVKAHQVITEAIQQQPVMLFRPPTGVVDDHTAKVIAATGYKVIALYDVTTLDWDNKNSAQDIVNGVMSKTKNGSVILLHMLDDIHTIEALPIVLESLKSKGYTFVKMDDMIKQRRSGN is encoded by the coding sequence ATGATTATATCTGCAAAACTGTACAAAGGAATTGCACTGCTCATGACAGTCGTGCTCGTCTCTGGATGCTCGATGTTTGCGAGCAAAGATGAATCCACTGAGCGCCAGAAGACAGAGAAGAAACAGACTATCACTCGTTACACAGGTGAAAAAAGCAAGGTGCTGCCTTATGTATACACGGGGCGCAAGGAACTGGCTCTGACGTTTAACGGCATGGGCGACGATAAGATGATGAAAAGTCTTTTGGAGCAGCTAGATGCCCATAAGATCAAAGCCACTTTTTTTCTGCCGGGTATGCGTGTCGCCGAGGAGCCAAGCATCGCCAAGGACATTTTGGCCCGCGGTCATGAAATCCAGAACAACACATTGAATCAACTGGATATGAGCAAGCTCAGCTACGAGCAAATTTATCGGGAGATTCAGTTGAGTAATGAAGTCATCAAACGCGAGACGGGTATTTCCCCTCGCTATGTGAGAACCAAATCTGGCGATGTCACGGATGACGTCCGTTTGGCAGCCGCCCATCTCGGGATGGAAGCGGTCATCAGCTACAATATCAACCCAAAGGACCGTGATTTGCAAAAAGACGCCAAAACCATTGGAGATTACATAACTCGCTACATGTCCAGAGGCAGCATTATCTCACTCAATACAGACATCAATCCTGAGGTGATTCCGTCCATTCCGTTGATCGCCAAGGCAGCAGCGGATATCGGCTACCAGTTTGTCCCGCTCAGTGAGATGGTGAAAAACGGCAGTGAACGCAAGCCGCTGGAACAAATACCAGGCTTTGACGCAGTAAAACTGAATCCGCAATTCGAAAATGCCGAGTACGAAATCATCTCTCAGGTCGACACAAATAAAAAACAGATCGCGCTAACCTTTGACGACTGGGGAAGCGACAAAACCGTAACGAAACTATTAGACATTTTGGCGCAGCATGATGTGAAAGCGACGTTCTTCTTGCGGGCAAAAGGGGTGGAGAACAATCCAAATTTGGCGAGAGCGATGGTGGAGAGTGGTCATGATGTGGCCAACCATTCGTATAGCCATCCGGTCATAACGACGCTGACAGCGGAAGAATTGCAGAAGGACGTGGTCAAAGCACACCAGGTCATTACCGAAGCGATCCAACAGCAGCCTGTCATGCTGTTCCGTCCGCCGACTGGCGTAGTAGACGATCACACAGCTAAAGTGATTGCAGCTACGGGATACAAGGTCATTGCGTTGTATGATGTCACCACGTTGGATTGGGACAATAAAAACAGCGCCCAAGATATCGTAAATGGCGTCATGAGCAAGACGAAAAATGGCAGTGTCATTTTGCTGCATATGCTCGATGACATCCACACGATTGAAGCACTCCCAATTGTACTGGAAAGCCTGAAAAGCAAAGGCTACACCTTTGTAAAGATGGACGACATGATCAAACAAAGACGCTCCGGCAACTAA
- a CDS encoding ABC transporter substrate-binding protein: MLTNQTVKAVLAVILVFSLFLTACGGANTATQAPATDSASKPADKSTAAPTENKMRSIETPKGTIQIPDKPQRIVTDYYAGELIAVGGNVIGAETEAFKSPFTVEPLKNAEDVGSPRINVEKTLELAPDLIVVMYDDNYEALSKIAPTVYLPYGTATNIYDTVKLFGEVVGDKEKADKFIAEFDKKAAEGREKIKGIVDENATVGLYELTNKGDLWIFGDHAGRGGQTVYNALKLKMPHADKSKEQTLQLSMETLPEYAADYMFVTFYNPEKNSEALKTLQESAVWNATPAAKNNQIFYNDYDTFYRYDPIAITAQIDMFVDMLIKRHEENKSKK; encoded by the coding sequence ATGCTTACGAACCAAACAGTAAAGGCTGTCCTTGCTGTCATTTTGGTGTTCTCGCTTTTTTTGACGGCATGCGGTGGAGCAAATACGGCAACACAAGCACCCGCAACGGATTCTGCTTCCAAGCCAGCTGACAAGTCAACAGCAGCCCCTACTGAGAACAAAATGCGCAGCATCGAAACACCCAAAGGGACCATTCAAATTCCTGACAAGCCACAACGTATTGTGACGGATTACTACGCAGGCGAGTTGATTGCAGTAGGCGGAAATGTAATCGGCGCAGAGACGGAAGCTTTCAAAAGCCCGTTTACCGTTGAACCATTAAAAAATGCGGAGGACGTGGGTAGCCCGCGGATCAATGTGGAGAAAACGTTAGAGCTGGCTCCTGACCTCATCGTCGTCATGTATGATGACAATTATGAAGCCTTGTCCAAAATCGCTCCAACCGTTTATCTCCCGTACGGTACGGCGACCAACATTTACGATACGGTCAAATTGTTCGGAGAAGTGGTTGGCGACAAAGAAAAGGCAGACAAGTTCATTGCGGAGTTTGACAAAAAGGCTGCCGAGGGGCGCGAAAAGATAAAAGGCATCGTGGATGAGAATGCAACGGTTGGTCTCTACGAGCTGACGAACAAAGGAGATTTGTGGATCTTCGGCGATCACGCAGGGCGCGGTGGTCAAACCGTGTACAATGCATTGAAGCTGAAAATGCCGCACGCAGACAAATCCAAAGAGCAAACCTTACAGCTGTCCATGGAAACCTTGCCAGAATACGCTGCGGATTACATGTTCGTGACTTTCTACAATCCGGAAAAAAATAGCGAAGCCTTGAAAACCTTACAGGAGTCCGCTGTATGGAATGCTACCCCTGCCGCGAAAAACAATCAGATTTTCTACAACGACTACGATACATTCTATCGCTATGATCCAATCGCGATCACAGCACAGATTGATATGTTCGTAGATATGCTGATCAAAAGACACGAAGAGAACAAGAGCAAAAAATAG